The segment GTTCTCGACTTAAATTCATCGGCGGTGTGCGCGCTCATTACGACGAAAATTTGATGTAGACGAGGGAAAAATTATGACGAAAATAACCGGCAAAATGCTTGAAAATCCTCCGAAAAAATACCGTCCCGTGCCGTTTTGGTCGTGGAACGAAAAACTTGACAAAACCGAAACCGCGCGTCAGATTGACCTTATGGACAAGGCGGGCCTCGGCGGATATTTTATGCACGCGCGCGGCGGTCTTTTGACCGAATATATGGGTGACGAATGGTTTGAAAACGTCGAAATCGGTGTGTCGGAGGCGCAAAAGCGCGGAATGTATGCGTGGGCATACGACGAAAACGGCTGGCCGAGCGGATTCGGCGGTGGAATTGTGAACGGACTGGGTATAAAATATCAGCAGAAATACCTCCGAATGGAGGAGGGCGAAAAACAGACCGAGCACACAATCTGCAACAGGGACGGCTATCATTTTTACTATGAAATAAACCCGTTCTACGTTGACACACTGGACAAAAACGTGGTTGCCGAGTTTATAAAAAGGATTTATCAGCCGTATTACGACAGGTTCGGCGGCCGTTTGGAGGGAATTTTCACCGACGAACCGCAGGTGTCGCGAAAGGGTATTCCGTGGAGTTTTGTGCTTGCGGACGAGTATTTTAAGGAATACGGCGAAAATTTGTGCGACAGGCTTGTTCATCTTTTTAAAAAGACGGACGGATATGAGGATACGCGCAAAAAGTTTTGGCGTCTTATTGCAAAGCTGTTCAGCGAGAGCTATTCAAAGCAGATTTTTGAGTGGTGCGATAAGCACGGCTTGAAATTTACGGGGCATTTGGTGCTTGAGGACAATATGCGTATTCAGATTAACGCAAACGGCGCGGTTATGCCGAGTTACGAGTATTATCACATTCCTGCAATGGATTGGCTGGGCAGACGCATTTCGTCGCCTCTTCCTCAAATTCAGGTTGCGTCGGCTGCGCGCCAGACGGGCAAAAAACAGGTGCTGACCGAGGTTTTCGGGCTGTGCGGTCACAGCGTAAGTTTTGCGGAGTTAAGATGGATTGTCGAGTGGCAGACGGTGCGCGGTGTAAATCTTTTGTGTCCGCATCTTGAAGGATATTCTCTGCGCGGAATACGCAAGCGCGACTATCCGCCGGCTATGTATTATCAACAGCCGTGGTGGGGCGATTACGAAATGTTCACCTCGGCAATGAGCAGAATAGGTATGCTTTTGGCGGAGGGCGGTGCGGAATTTGACACGCTTTTAATCCACCCCCAGACAAGCGCGTGGATTACGTTTGACAACGGTGAAAATGAGGGTTTGGAATATTATCAGGACGCACTGGATAAGGCAATTTCGGTGCTTGAACAAAAGCACATTTTGTTTGATTTGGGCGACGAAATTATGATGGAGCGTCACGCGCGCGTTGACGGCAACACCTTTATTATCGGCAATCAGCGCTACAAAACGGTGGTTTTGCCGGCGCACAAAGACTTTTTTGAAAATACGAAAAATCTTCTTGCACAGTTTGAGAAAAACGGCGGTAAAATCGTGCGTTTTGAGGACATTGAAAATTTAGCTGAAAACAGGGTGTGCGACACCGCGGAAATCACCTATACAAAGCGCGAATTTGACGGTTTTACAATGCACTATTTTGTGAACAGCACGGGCAAAGAGCAAAAGTGCAAATTCTTTGCAGGAAACAAAAAATTTGACATTATGACGGGCAAAACCGAGGATTTTTGCGGTGAATACACCTTTGCGCCGACCGACAGCATTGTGCTTTTCGATACGGGCGAAAAAACAGAAAAAACCGAGGAAGAACCGCTTGAAAACCTTGTTTTAAACGGCGAATGGGAGATAAAAAAGGCGGATGAAAACGCGTTTGTGCTCGATTTCTGCGACCTTTATATAGACGGAAAATCCTACGGCAGAGTGCATATAAATTCGGTTCAGCAAATTGCGTGCGGATTTAAAAAACGCGTAAACGTTAAGTGCGTTTTCGATTTTGTGTGCGACGCTGTTCCCGACGAAATTTTTCTTGTATGCGAAACTCCCGAAAAGTTCAAATTTACCGTCAACGGCGCGGAATACAAGTTTTGCGATGTTGGAAATTACATTGACATTTCCTTTAGAAAATCGGACATTTCAAAGCATCTTAAAACGGGCGGAAACGTTATCGAAACCGAGTGCGATTTTGTTCAGCGCGATGAAATTTACGAAAATCTTGAAAAATCGCGTATTTTTGAAAGCGAGAAAAACAAGCTTACATATGACAACGAAATCGAGGCGATGTATCTTGTCGGAAACTTTTCGGCAAAGGCGCGCGGAGGGTTTGAAAAGCTTGACAAAAACGCAGTGAGAACGAAAGGCGAAATTTACATTGACGCACCGCAAAAATGCGTGAATTTGCAGAATATCGAACAGCAGGGATTTTTGTTCTTTGCCGGAAAAATCACGCTTGCGAAAAAGTTTGACGCGAAAAATACAAATCTCAAACTTAAATACACTGCGCACGGCATAAACGTCTGCGAGGTCGGCGTTAACGGCAAAAGTGCGTCAAAAATAATCTGGCACCCGTACGAGGCGGATATTTCGCCGTATGTGAAAGAGGGTGCAAACGAGCTTGAAATAACGATTACAAACAACTTGAGAAATCTTCTCGGACCGCACCATTTAAAGGCAGGCGAGAGCTACAGCGTAGGTCCTGCGTCGTTCTTTAAAACCGCCGATTTGTGGAACCATTTCAGGGCGCCCGAATGGGACGATAATTACTGCATAACCGAAACGTCGGTTGAATTTAAAAAATAAATTTTGCAAGGGGTGACAAAAAATCACCCTTTGTTAATTATGTACAAATATTGTATAATAAAGACGGCGGAAAACATCATATCAAAAGGAGGAAAGACGCGTGCTTATCGGCATAATTATTGCGGTTTTGCTTATTCTTCTTGTGGGCATAACGAAAATAAAAGGCAGATATACGCTCGGATTTGTCACGGCGTTTTTCTCCATTGTTCTCCTGCTTTTGTCGCTTATGCTCTACATAACGAAAATGACGGTTTACCGCTATTTTTTTCAGATTGAGTTTATAATTTACCGTTTTATCAGCAATATAAAAATAAGTTTTTACGATATAAAATGGATTTTAATTATCGCGGTGGTGATTTTTCAGCTTGCAATGGTGCTTGTCACCGTGCGCGACGTTTACACCGCGCGCCAGGGGGTTACACGGCGGTATTTCGTGCTTTATGCGGTGATGAGCCTTATATACATTTTTGTAAATTCCACCGCCGTTTCGGAATACGTTTACATAGGCGTGAACAAAAATCTTGCATTTGCGTGCGTTGCACGGCGGTTTATTTCGCTTTACGGCACGGTGTATATGCTCATTTTTTCGCTCTGTCCCTACATTTCGATAATGCAGAATTATTTTTCTACCGTGCTTCTTTTCAAAAAACGGCATCTGAAGGCAATTTTCGCGGCGATACTGCTTTTGCAGATTTTATATGTTTTTATCATACGTTTTACACCGCTGAAATTTTTTATGGACAACACCGATATTTACGATTATACAAGCATAAATTTAATATACGACGAAACGCTGTATATCTACGTGCCGGTGATTATTGCGGCATCGCTGATTGTTGCGTCGTATGTGATACTTCGGTTCAATCTTCCCGAGGAATACCTGTTTTTACGGCGCAGAAAGGCAAATCAGAAGTTTAAAATTCTGTTCGGCGATATGCGCCATTTGTTCCACAGCTACAAAAACGTTATGCTTTCGATAGATTTTTTGCAGGACAAGGCAATGAAAAATTTCGGCACCGAAAAATGCAGAAAGGCGCTCTGCGACATCAAGAGCAATATAGACGCTTTTTCGGCACAGGCAAGCAAGTTTTTTGAAATTTACAACAATAATTTAGAGCTTAATCTGACGTCGGTCTGCCTTGACGAATGTATGGACTTTGCGGTGGGAAGAATAGATTTTTCAAATATTAAAGTTATAAAATCGTATTATGACGATATGGCGGCGGTGTACGGCGATTTTGACTATCTTCAGGAGATGTTTTACAATCTTTTGGCAAACGCGAAAGAGGTTTTGGAAACAGTGCCGAAAGACGAAAAGAAAATCGAAATTAAAATCTGGTTTGAAAAGCCGTGGCTTTGCGTGAGTGTGAGGGACAACGGCACGGGCATTGCGAAAAAGGATATAGACGGCATTTTCAAGCCGTTTAATTCTACCAAAAAGTCGTTCAAAAACTGGGGGCTGGGGCTTGCTTACGTCAAAAACGTTGCCGAGGCTCATTTGGGATATATCGACGTTGACAGCAAGCTTTCGGAATACACCGAATTTCAGATAATTCTGCCGGCGGATTAGAAAAATCCTCTGCAATTTCGCACAAAAGGAGATTGAAATGGAAAAAATAAAATGTATGGTGGTTGACGACCTTGAAAGCATAAGAGAGCATTTCTGCACACTTGTGTCGGAGTGCGCCGATATGACGCTTGTGTGCGAGGCGGAAAGCGGAAGAGAGGCAATAGAGCGCGCAAAATCGGCAAAACCCGACATCATCTTAATGGATATTCAGCTTGAGGACGAAACCGCCGGAATACGCGCAACGGAGCGAATTAAAGAGATTATGCCCGACGCTAAAGTGATTATTCTGACGGTGCACAACAACGACAAATTTATGATGGACGCATACCTTGCCGGTGCGTCGGACTACATTTTGAAAAATGACGACGGCGCGAATATTTTGAGCACCATAAGAATGGTTTACAAAAATGACTTTTTTCTCGGCCCTCTGCTTGCGAAAAAGTTAAAAGAAAGTCTTACCCTTGCGCGTAACCGCGAGGAGAGCCTTCTGTTTTTTATAAACAACTATTCGCGTCTTACCGACGCGGAAAAGCGCATTACAAAACATCTTTACGCAGGCAAGAAACGGCGCGAAATCGCAGAGGCGGAGTTTGTGTCGATGGAAACGGTGAAAACGCATATCAGCCATATTCTTAAAAAGTTAGGTTTTCATTCCGCCGCCGAGCTTACGGCGTTTTTGAAGAAAATCAAAATTTTCGACGAATTTGATGTGTGAGGAGTTTGAATTGAATATTTAACGGGACGATGCCCGCATCGCCCCGTTTTTTTATCAAAATTCGTGTGTCGTATCGTAAGAATTTTGCACAATGTTTTGTTCGGCAGGGTGAGATAATATCACCCTTTGCAAAAAATGCGCGAAATGCTATCATTATTATATAAAACAGGCTGAAGGAGGATTTTATGAAAAAAATTTGTTTGCTTTTGACATTCATATTACTGATAAATACATTCCCGTGCGTGTTTGCGTCGGATATTTCTTACAAAGACACCGACAGGACGGTTGTTTTGTCGGGCACGGCGGATAACTGCACCGACGGTGATTTTGTCACCGCGATGCTTATAAAATCCGGCGCCGAACGCGAAAATCTAAAACCGTCCGACCTTGCGTACATAGGGCAGACAACCGCAAATTCAAACGGCGAATACAGTTTTAATTTTTCGGCAGGGAAAGATCTCGATTTTGACAATCTGGAGGTTTTCGTAAACTGCAACGGGCGCGACGTTACGGGACTTTTGCAAAAATCGTACGTCACTGAAAAATACGGCAGTGTAACGGCATATTCCGACGGTGCAAACGTCGTTTACAAAACAGACGGCACGAACGGCAAACAGGCATACATTGCGTTTTTCGGCGACGACGGACTTCTTTTGTCGGCAAATATTTTTGACGGTGACGGAAGCGTTGCTTTTCCCAAAAATACCGATACTGCAAAAATTTTCGTCTGGCAAAACGGCACGCTTGTTCCGTATATGAAAATGCACAGAATAAGAAAGGGAATTGTCCGAAACGTAAAGGTTCAGTTCCCCGGATTTACAAACAAGGCGCTTACATTCAGCTACGATGACGGCCCGTCGTCCGACGCGGGAATTATCAGCCTTTTCGACCGATACGGCATAAAATCGACGTTCAATCTTATTGACGAAAAAGACGAATACAAGGAAATTTACAAAAACCACGAAACGGCGAGTCATTCGTTCGGGCACATTGATATGCGCGACGAAAAGTATTCAACCGACGACTGCATTTCGGCTATAACCGACGGCAAAAAATCGGTTGCAAAAATGTTCGGCAAGTGTCAGGGATTTGTCTGGCCCTACACCGCGCCCGTTGACCGCGCCGACTACAGCACGCTTTTAAACACCGTCAAGCAAAACTACGACTGGGCGCGCACGGTGAAATCGACGGGAAGTTTTGACCTCCCCGGCGACTGGTATGAGTGGAACCCGACGTGCCATCACGACGATATGTTTAAATATGCGAACGATTTTGTTAACGGCGACGGCGAAGATTTGAAACTTTTCTACATTTGGGGACACACCTTTGAATTTAACGAAAATTACAACAACAACCGTTATTTAATAGAAGATTTTGCAGAGTTTATTTCAAACTACAACGTTTGGAAAGCGACAAATTCCGAAATTTACAACTACGTTAAGGCGAGCGAAAAGCTCGTTGTCAACGGCGGTGCGGTGTATAATCCGTCAAACGTTGATTTGTATATCAATGCGGACGGAGTTGAAACGGTTGTCGGCGCAGGAAAAACATACTACGGCGGAACAGGCAAAACCGAATACACCGCAGTTTTCCCGAATTTCTGCAAAAAGGCGCTTGTTTTGAGCATTGACGACGGCAAGCCTCAAGATGAAAAGCTTGCGGAAATTTTTAATGAAAACGGCATAAAGGCGACGTTTAACGTCTACTACAAAAACGGAAATTATGCAAAAAGATATGCCGGCCACGAGGTTGCGAGCCATTCGGACGGTCATATAAATATGAGCGCGAACGCGTCGGAGGTTAAGACGACGGCGGAATGCATTTCCGCCATAGAAAACGGCAAAACGCTGGTTGAGAGTATGTTCGGCACGGGTTCGTGCACGGGCTTTGCGTGGCCGTACGGCGTGCCGATTACGCGCAGTGACTACAGCGAGCTTTTGTCGGCGGTGAAGAAAAATTATTCGTACGCACGCGCAGTTTTGACAAGCAAGAATTTTGACATTCCGACCGACTGGTACGATTTCAGGACAACGTGCCTTATTACCGAGCTTAACGGCTATCTTGGCGATTTTTTGAAAGACAGTGAAGATTTAAAACTTTTGTCGGCTTGGGGACATTCGAGCGACCTTGACACAAGCGAAACGTTCGGCTGGGACGAAATGGAAACGTTCTGCAAAACCATAGGCGCGAGAAACGACGTTTGGAAAGCGACAACCGCCGAGGTATGCGAATACACAACGGCAATGAAAAAGCTTAATATGAAAAACAATATTTTATACAATCCGTCGGATACCGACGTTTATGTAATTGCAAACGGTGAAAACATCAAAATTGAGGCAGGCGGTTTTGCCGATTTTAATTAAAAGGGGGATTTTAAAATGAAAAAAAGAATTTTGGCGGTTATACTTGCAGGATTTACCGCGGTTTCGTGTATGAGCGGCTGCAAAAGCAAGGAAACATCAAAAACGGACGTAACAAAAATCACAATGTGGACGGCAAATTCGCACTCAAAGCTTGAAATGGAAAATTTGGTGAACGAATTTAACCGCACAATCGGCAAGGAAAAAGGCATTGAATTTGAGTATATCATAAAGGAAAACGACCTTGCAAAACAAGTTGAAATCGCGCTTTCCACAAATCAGGCGCCCGACTTTTTCGGCGGTGTTGACCTTGAAAAGGGTGTGCAGAACGACTACATTGCGCCTATCGAGGATTTGCCCGGCGGTGACGAGCTTATTAAAAAATATGACGGCAGACTTACCGAGGGCTGGCATACATACAACGGCAAAACCTACAGACTTCCCGTATCGGTTACAACTATGGGACTTATTTACAACAAAGATATGTTTAAATCGGCAGGCATTGTAGACGAAAAGGGCGAGGCGAAAGCCCCCGAAACCATTGCGGAAATGGTTGAGAATGCAAAAAAACTCACCGACGCGAAAAAGAGAGAATACGGAATTATTCTTCCGCTCAAATGGTCGGCTTGGTTCGGCTACGACGTTGACAGAGTTGTTATGCCGTCGGTCGGTTTTTCGGGCTACAATCCCAAAGACGGCACGTTTGACTATTCGGGCTACAAACCGCTTTTGGAGGCAATTATGCAGATTAAGAGCGACGAAAGCTACTATCCCGGTGCGGAGGGCATTGACAACGACCCTGCACGCGCACGTTTCGCAGAGGGCAATATCGGTATGAAAATCGGCTATTCTTGGGACGTCGGCGTTTTGAACGACCAGTTCCCGGCAAAATGCGACTGGGGTGTTGCGCCCATTCCCACATACACCGCGGACGAAAAATATCTTCAGCCGACACAGCCGAGCTGGTCGCCGAGCATAAGCAAAAAGTCGCTCGAAACAAAGGACAAAGAAAAGATTATGACGGTGTTTGAATGGTTTGTCGGTGACGATTTGGCGCGCGAGCTTTATAAGCGCGGCGTGCAGATTCCGTTTGATTATTCGGTTATAGACGGTATTGAGCTTGGTTCGGACGTTAAAAAAGGCTGGAAGGAATTCGGTGAGCTTTTAAAAATTTCCACTGACCTTTCACCCACAATCAAAACCGACACAGACGGCAAAACCACCATTGCAAACAACTTTGTAAACAGCGTTTGGACGGGCAAAATGAGCATTGATGCGCTTATTGCCGACGCAAACAAGGTTTACAACGACGGTGCGAAAAAATACAAAGATTTGCACCCCGACTATGACACAAGCACGGTGATAAATCCCGATTACAACGTTAAAAGACAGGAAGGTTGATTGATTTTGAAGGTTAAAAATGCAAATCCTGCCGTACATAACGGCGGTTTCGCGTCGAGAAAAAAAGCGAAGGGGAGAATGGCGTATCTTATGCTTTCGCCCCAGATTATCGGATTTTTCGTGTTTTCGCTTTATCCCATTCTGTGGGCGGCGCAAAAAGCGTTTTATTATTACAACACAATTCCGAACGACACCCGTTTTGCGGGACTTGAGAATTTTAAAAGGGTAATCACCTCCGACCCGACGTATTGGAACACCTGGCTCACAACGCTTAAATTTGCGCTTTACAAAATGCCGGTTGAAATTATTCTTGCGCTGGTTATTGCGATATTTTTAAACCGAAACATCAAATTCAAAGGCTTTTACCGCGCGGTTTACTTTTTACCGCACATTGTCAGCGTTGCCATTGTGGGACTTATTTTTTCAAATTTGTTCGACTATTTCGGCTTTGTGAATGCAATTTTGTTAAAATTCGGAATTATAAAACAGGAGATTTCGTGGTTTTCCGAAACGTTCACTTCGCTTTCGGTGCTGGTGACGGCAGGAATTTGGTCTACCTTCGGAATAAATGTTTTGTATTTTATCGCGGCGCTTTCAAACGTTCCCGAGGAGCTGTATGAGGCGGCGGAACTTGACGGCGCGGGCGCGATGCGCAAATTCACAAGCGTGACGCTCCCTATGATTGCGCCGGTTTTTCAGACGATACTTCTTTTGTCGCTCAACGGAACGCTCCAGACAAATGAAATTGTGCTTGCGCTTTCAAACGGCGCGCCGGCAGGCTCGACCTACACGGTGATGTCGTATCAGGTAAGCCAGTTTGTGCCCGGATTTTCCACCGGTATTGTAAATATCGGCTACGGCTGTGCAATGTCGCTTGTCACCTCGGTGATTATGACTGCGGCGGCGGTTGTATATTCAAAATTGAGCAACAAAATGCAGAATATGTATTAAGGAGGGGAATGACGTGAGTTTAAAATTAAAAAAGACGATGCCGAATTTTTTCATACATATTTTTCTTCTTATCGTCGCGCTTATTGCGTTGTTTCCTGTTGTATACGTTATAAGTTCGTCGTTTAAGAGCAATTCCGAAATTATGGTTCACCCGGAATATATTTTCCCCGTCGAGCCGACGTTTGACAACTACAAAACCGCGTTTTCGTCGAAAGATTTCAACATCGGCAGAATGTTTTTAAATTCGACTTATTACACGGTAATATGCGTTGCGGTGGTTATATTTTTGGCGTCGATGGGCGGATACGTTTTCGCGCGCGGTGAATTTAAGGGAAAAAAGGTTTTGTTCACGCTTTTTTCGGCGCTGATGTTTGTAAATATCGGCACAATCACGATTTATCCGCTGTTTGACGTACTTAACCTTATAAATCTTTCGTCGTCGCTGTGGGGACTTATCGTGATGAAATTTTTCGGTATAAACATTGTGCAGATTTATCTTGTGCGCGGATTTGTAAATTCGCTTCCAACCGCGCTCGACGAGTCTGCCGAGATTGACGGCTGCGGATTTTTCAGAACGTTTGTGTATATAATTTTTCCGCTTTTAAAGCCGATAATCGCAACAATCGGCATACTTGCGTTTCAGGGTTCGTGGAACGAATATCTTATGCCGACGCTGTTTACCCTGACTCGCCCCGAGCAGAGGACTCTTATTGTCGGCGTTATGGCGCTCAAAACTTCGGGCGAGGCGGCGTCGTCCTGGAACCTTATGCTTGCAGGCACCACGGTTGCGCTCATACCCGTGCTTTTTGCATACGCTGTGGGCAACAAATATTTTGTCAAGGGCATTGCAAGCGGTGCGGTGAAAGGATAAATCCGAAAGCTGAAAGAGGGAGAATATGAATAAAAGAATTTTTACGTTTATTATACTGACGGTTTTGGTTTTTGCACTGTCCGCGCCCGTTTTTGCCGACGCGGATTTAAGTGTAAACGAGAGGGGAAACGTTTCGCTTACATTTGATTTTGACCTGTCAAATCTCGGATACACAATGGTTAAAGACGGCAGCGAAAATTTTGTGCCGTACGAGGGTGCGGACGCGAAGAAATTTGCCGTTCTGTGCCTTTTGTCCGACGCGGAAATAAGCGATATTTCAGCGTTATCGCAGGACGAAATAAAAAATATGACGGTGTTTGTAACGGGCGGTGATTTGGACGATTCGGGCTACGGCAGTGCGTCGTTCCGTATTCCGTCAAAGAGCGGAGTTTACACCGTTGTGATAACAAATCCGTATTTTGACAAGATTTACAAAAGCTTTAATTTTGAAACCAAGCTTTATTTCGATTACAACGACGCGCTCACAGACGGTGAAGAGGGCGTGATTTCGTTTATCGAGGAAAACGCGCCGTATATTCCGATAAATTACGACGCTTTTTCACTTATAAGCGAGGACGAAAAGCTGAAATTTGCAAAAATCCTCACCGAAAAAGGCGAGGTAAACAACGCGGAGGATTTTAACGCGCTTTTTGAAAATCTTGCGCTTGAGGACGCGGTTTTTGAAACGTGCGCGGACAGTGACGTTTTAAAATACATTAAAGCGGTTAACGCAAAGGAAAATTCGTCGTTTTCGGATGGAATTTCAAGCGTGTTTGTTAAAAAACTTAAAGAAGAAAAACAGCTTGAAATTATAAATCCGCTCATTCCGTCAAAGGCGGACAGTGCGTTCAGGACAAAATTCGATTTTGCGGTTTTTAAGGCATACACCGAAAATTTTGAATATTTTGCAAGTCTTTCCGAAATTGTTGAGGACAAAAACAACATTTGGGGATTTTCGGAGGAAAGTCTTGAAACCTATAACGGTTTGGACAACAAAAATGCGGTGTTGTCAAAGCTTTTTGACTATGTTCAAACAGCGGAGGATATGGACAAATTCCGCGAAAAATTTGCAAGTCTTGCATCGGAGCAGAAAGAAAGCGAGGACGAAAAGAAAAACGAAAACAACAATAACAATTCATCATCTAAAGGTTCGTCAAAAGGCTCGTCGTCAAAGGGAAGCTCAATCAGCGCGACGCTCCCTCCCGTTCCGAGTGACAACGTGCCCGAAACGGTTGTTCCCGACACGGAAAAAAAGGCTGATTTTGCCGATTTGACGGGATTTGATTGGGCAAAAGACGCGGTTGATTATCTCTATCAAAAAGGCATTGTGTCGGGCAGAAACGAAAAGGAATTTGCGCCGTCCGACTATGTTACACGCGAGGAATTTGTGAAAATGGTAACTTGCGCAATCGGTCTTAAAGGCGCAGACGCGGAGTGCAGTTTTACCGACGTTTCGGCGGACGACTGGTTTTATGCGCCTGTTGCCGCGGCGGTGAGAGCGTCTGTTATAAGCGGAATTTCAAAGGATAAATTCGGCACGGGGCAAAACATCACGCGCGAGGATTCGGCGGTTATCATCTGCCGTGCGCTGGACTGTCAAAACGTTAAAGCGGACATCAAAAACACCGCTGAAATAACCGACGCACAGGACATTTCGCCGTATGCGTTAAAGAGTGTTGAGCGCCTTTTGAAAATCGGTCTTCTTTCGGGATACGAAGATAAAACTTTTAAACCGAAAAACAGTCTTACAAGAGCGGAATGTGCGGTTGTAATCCGCAAATTGCTTTCGTTTTCGGAGGTGGAAAGATGAAAATTTTTAATAAATTAACGTCGGTTTTGCTTGCTGTTATGCTCGTTTTAACCGCAGTTCCGTCTTTTGCGTTTGCCGAGGGCGAGGAGTATCAAAACGACGCGCGCCTTCTTTCGGCAATGGGAATTATTGACGGAATTTTGGGCAAAAACGAAAACGTAAATCAGATTGACGTGATATATGCCGCGTCGCGCCTTACCGGCTACAACGCGGAATTTACATACAGTGCAAATCTTCCGTACGGCGGTATTGTGCCGGGCTATGAGCATTTGAACGTTATAAATTTTGCATACATCACAAAGCTTATTGACGAGAGCGACGCGCTTTCGCCCGACACCGTTTCAACCGTTGCGTTTGCGGCAAAGGTGTTTGTCAACGCGGCAGGTTACGGCGACAAGGCGAGGGCGGTTAAAAACTACGTTTCGCTTTCGCAGTACAGAGAAATCACAAAGGGCGTAAGCGGAAAAAATCTTGATTTTGGCGCGTTTGTGACTATGCTTACAAATCTTCTTGAAGTGGACTATTATTCCGCGGACGGCACCGACGGCGGATATATCGACTACCGCACCGAGAAGGGAAAATCGGTTGCCGCGCATTATCTTGACATTTACACCGTTGACGGCGTTATGGAAAAAACGCATTATGCGTCGCTTACGGGTTCATACTGCGAGGACGGTTTTGTTGTTATAGACGGCACGGAATACAAAATTGACGATATTTCGCTTGT is part of the Qingrenia yutianensis genome and harbors:
- a CDS encoding ABC transporter substrate-binding protein; protein product: MKKRILAVILAGFTAVSCMSGCKSKETSKTDVTKITMWTANSHSKLEMENLVNEFNRTIGKEKGIEFEYIIKENDLAKQVEIALSTNQAPDFFGGVDLEKGVQNDYIAPIEDLPGGDELIKKYDGRLTEGWHTYNGKTYRLPVSVTTMGLIYNKDMFKSAGIVDEKGEAKAPETIAEMVENAKKLTDAKKREYGIILPLKWSAWFGYDVDRVVMPSVGFSGYNPKDGTFDYSGYKPLLEAIMQIKSDESYYPGAEGIDNDPARARFAEGNIGMKIGYSWDVGVLNDQFPAKCDWGVAPIPTYTADEKYLQPTQPSWSPSISKKSLETKDKEKIMTVFEWFVGDDLARELYKRGVQIPFDYSVIDGIELGSDVKKGWKEFGELLKISTDLSPTIKTDTDGKTTIANNFVNSVWTGKMSIDALIADANKVYNDGAKKYKDLHPDYDTSTVINPDYNVKRQEG
- a CDS encoding carbohydrate ABC transporter permease, whose product is MILKVKNANPAVHNGGFASRKKAKGRMAYLMLSPQIIGFFVFSLYPILWAAQKAFYYYNTIPNDTRFAGLENFKRVITSDPTYWNTWLTTLKFALYKMPVEIILALVIAIFLNRNIKFKGFYRAVYFLPHIVSVAIVGLIFSNLFDYFGFVNAILLKFGIIKQEISWFSETFTSLSVLVTAGIWSTFGINVLYFIAALSNVPEELYEAAELDGAGAMRKFTSVTLPMIAPVFQTILLLSLNGTLQTNEIVLALSNGAPAGSTYTVMSYQVSQFVPGFSTGIVNIGYGCAMSLVTSVIMTAAAVVYSKLSNKMQNMY
- a CDS encoding carbohydrate ABC transporter permease; translated protein: MSLKLKKTMPNFFIHIFLLIVALIALFPVVYVISSSFKSNSEIMVHPEYIFPVEPTFDNYKTAFSSKDFNIGRMFLNSTYYTVICVAVVIFLASMGGYVFARGEFKGKKVLFTLFSALMFVNIGTITIYPLFDVLNLINLSSSLWGLIVMKFFGINIVQIYLVRGFVNSLPTALDESAEIDGCGFFRTFVYIIFPLLKPIIATIGILAFQGSWNEYLMPTLFTLTRPEQRTLIVGVMALKTSGEAASSWNLMLAGTTVALIPVLFAYAVGNKYFVKGIASGAVKG
- a CDS encoding S-layer homology domain-containing protein; protein product: MNKRIFTFIILTVLVFALSAPVFADADLSVNERGNVSLTFDFDLSNLGYTMVKDGSENFVPYEGADAKKFAVLCLLSDAEISDISALSQDEIKNMTVFVTGGDLDDSGYGSASFRIPSKSGVYTVVITNPYFDKIYKSFNFETKLYFDYNDALTDGEEGVISFIEENAPYIPINYDAFSLISEDEKLKFAKILTEKGEVNNAEDFNALFENLALEDAVFETCADSDVLKYIKAVNAKENSSFSDGISSVFVKKLKEEKQLEIINPLIPSKADSAFRTKFDFAVFKAYTENFEYFASLSEIVEDKNNIWGFSEESLETYNGLDNKNAVLSKLFDYVQTAEDMDKFREKFASLASEQKESEDEKKNENNNNNSSSKGSSKGSSSKGSSISATLPPVPSDNVPETVVPDTEKKADFADLTGFDWAKDAVDYLYQKGIVSGRNEKEFAPSDYVTREEFVKMVTCAIGLKGADAECSFTDVSADDWFYAPVAAAVRASVISGISKDKFGTGQNITREDSAVIICRALDCQNVKADIKNTAEITDAQDISPYALKSVERLLKIGLLSGYEDKTFKPKNSLTRAECAVVIRKLLSFSEVER